A region from the Salvelinus sp. IW2-2015 linkage group LG19, ASM291031v2, whole genome shotgun sequence genome encodes:
- the LOC111979661 gene encoding homeobox protein Dlx2b-like, translating into MQSTHYSMHESQESPTLPSSTATGGNFFPDQLHQLELEVNSFLPGDGYNGNNGHYSPEIYEFGFPNSYDCYGSYTGSSSLTTDTAKEKETEVRMVKGNPKKVRKPRTIYSSLQLCVLQSRFRMRQYLALPERAEIAASLGLTQTQVKIWFQNRRSKLKKLWRNGQMPPGQQVTPLGPAAVHWGPQNHRITEISKERDFMPPNTSAPSFYSSYSWYSSDCGTLPAESSTTSAI; encoded by the exons ATGCAATCAACTCACTACAGCATGCACGAATCACAGGAATCTCCAACCTTACCAAGTTCAACCGCCACAGGGGGCAATTTCTTCCCTGACCAACTGCATCAGCTCGAGTTAGAAGTCAATTCGTTTCTTCCCGGTGATGGTTATAATGGTAATAACGGGCACTACAGTCCCGAGATTTATGAGTTTGGGTTCCCGAACTCTTACGATTGTTATGGATCATATACGGGCTCTTCATCTCTCACCACGGACACAG CgaaagagaaggagacagaagtCAGAATGGTAAAGGGAAATCCAAAGAAAGTCCGGAAGCCTAGAACGATCTACTCCAGCCTGCAGCTGTGTGTGCTCCAGAGCAGATTCCGAATGAGGCAGTATCTGGCGCTACCTGAACGCGCGGAGATCGCCGCGTCACTGggactcacacaaacacag GTAAAGATCTGGTTCCAGAACCGGCGCTCCAAGTTGAAGAAGCTGTGGAGAAACGGGCAGATGCCACCAGGACAGCAGGTGACTCCCCTCGGTCCAGCAGCGGTGCACTGGGGCCCCCAGAACCACAGGATTACAGAGATAAGCAAAGAGCGGGACTTTATGCCTCCGAACACAAGCGCCCCATCATTTTACAGTAGCTACTCTTGGTACTCATCTGACTGTGGCACTCTCCCAGCTGAATCCAGTACTACATCAGCAATCTAA